AGTGGATGCGGCCGCCCAGTCTCGCGGTCTCGCTGGCTTCGAGACAGGCGAAGCGGGGCAGCTCGCGCAGTGCGATGAACATGCGCGCGCAGATGCCACGCGATTTTATCGACCGCAGGTCGTGCAGGTATTCCGCGGGCACGCTGCCCGTGGGCAGGAGCGGGAGCAGCGAGCGTCGCGGGTCGACGTCGGCCACCACGAGGGGCGCGGCGAGCACGGTGCCGTCGGCCAGGCGCACGCCGCTCACGCGACCATTGCTGGTTTCGAGCGAAGCCACGTCAGCCCACGTGCGAACCTCGACGCCCGCGGCCTGGCTGGCCTCGAGAAGGGTGCGCACCACGGCGCTGGTTCCCCCCACGGGTATCTCTCCCACGCCCGCGGCCTGATGCCACGCCAGCAGGCCCGCGGTGGCGGGGCCCCAGGGGCCCACGAAGCCGCCCATCAGCGCGGGCGCGGCCAGGGCCGCCTTCAGCACGGGGGTCTCGAACCACTCGTCGAGCCAGTCGACCATGGTCATGGTGGCCAGGCGCATCAGCGTCACCATGTCGTCGCGCCCGAGCATGCGGAAGCGCAGCCCGAGGCGGCCAGCTTCGAGCAGCTGAGACGGATCGGTGGTGTCGAGCTCGGGGGGCGCCATCTCCTGGATCTGCTCACCGAAGGACGCGGCCTTGCGCATCACCTTCTGGTACTCGGGCCAGCGCTCCGCGTCACGGCGAGAGAACCGCGCAATCTCGGCGCAGGCCGCCGCCTCATTGCGCCAGAGGGCCAGCGAGCTCTTGCCGTGGTCCGGCGAGGGCGCCAGAACGAGGGGATCGGCATTGCGCCAGCGCAGGCCGCGACGGGCCAGCGCAAGTTCCTTCTCAACCTGCGCACGAAGACGTCCCGGGTCGTCGAAGCACGGGGAGGCCGTGTAGCCGGGGAAGGGACTGTAGGCGGCCAGACGCCCGCCTGCCGCGGCCCTGCGCTCGAGAACAATCACCCGCCGCCCCTGCCGCGCCAGCTGGGTTGCCGCCACAAGACCGTTGTGGCCGCCGCCAATCACGATGACATCGTAGTCGTGCGCCATGTCAGTTCTTCCAATCCTTCAAGATCTCGCGGGCCGCGATCATGCCGGGCGCACCCATGATTCCGCCGCCCGGGTGGGTTCCGGAGCCGCACATGTACAGGCTGTGTATGGGGGCCCGGTACTGCGCCGCGTCGACATGGGGACGCAGGAAGAAGAGCTGATCGAGCGACAGCTCGCCGTGGAAGATGTTGCCCTCGGTGAGCCCCCACTCGCGCTCGAGGTCGAGGGGCGTGACGACCTGCCGGAACAGGATGCTCTCCTTGAGGCCGGGGCAGTACTCGGCCAGGGTGTCGACCACCGCGTCGCCGAACGCCTCTCGCTCGGTGTCCCAGCTCTTGCCGGGAGCCAGCTGGTAGGGCGCGTACTGCACGAAGCACGACACGATGTGCTTGCCAGGAGGCGCCACCGACGGGTCGACCAGCGAGGGGATGACCACGTTGATGTAGGGCCGGCTCGAGAACGTGCCGTACTTGGCTTCGTCGTAGGCGCGCTCGAGATAGTCGATGCTGGGCGCGATGGCGATGTCTCCGCGCAGGTGCTTGCCTTCTCCAGGAAGGCACGTGAAGTTCGGGAGTCGGTCGACGGCGAGGTTCACCTTGCCAGACGACCCGCGCATCTTGAACTTCTGGATGCCCGCAATGAACTCAGACGGGAGCTCGTTGGCCGGCAGCAGGCGCAGGAAGGTGCGATGCGGGTCGAGGCTCGACACCACGATGCGGCCGTGGATCTCCTCGCCGCCTTCGAGCACGACCCCGGTGGCCCGCCCGTTCTTGGTGAGGATGCGCTCGATGCCCGCCTCG
This genomic interval from Pseudomonadota bacterium contains the following:
- a CDS encoding NAD(P)/FAD-dependent oxidoreductase, whose translation is MAHDYDVIVIGGGHNGLVAATQLARQGRRVIVLERRAAAGGRLAAYSPFPGYTASPCFDDPGRLRAQVEKELALARRGLRWRNADPLVLAPSPDHGKSSLALWRNEAAACAEIARFSRRDAERWPEYQKVMRKAASFGEQIQEMAPPELDTTDPSQLLEAGRLGLRFRMLGRDDMVTLMRLATMTMVDWLDEWFETPVLKAALAAPALMGGFVGPWGPATAGLLAWHQAAGVGEIPVGGTSAVVRTLLEASQAAGVEVRTWADVASLETSNGRVSGVRLADGTVLAAPLVVADVDPRRSLLPLLPTGSVPAEYLHDLRSIKSRGICARMFIALRELPRFACLEASETARLGGRIHFGASLRDVEEAFDDAKYGRWSKRPLIEMHIPSLHDTNAAPEGQHLLSLTVASAPCTLSGGKSWSAERDAFKANVLETLAPYITNLRDAMIDSTVLTPADLESEYGLGGGHLYHGELALDQLFVSRPIGKSPRYAS
- a CDS encoding NAD(P)/FAD-dependent oxidoreductase; translation: MRQPHDAIIIGGGHNGLVTAAYLARAGLDVLVLEKRHVLGGAACSEELYPGFTFSVCSYVVSLLRPELIRQLDLCRHGLEMIPLPASFTPSLDGRYLLRTDDGNETYREISKFSKLDAEMYPEFGRMMTKLARFVRPILSMTPPPLDTYNPAELMKMLKLGARFRGLGSDLMYDKLKLFTMSSVDFLEEWFETEILKATMSVSGIIGTFLGVRSPGTAYVLLHHYMGEIDGVMRSWGFAKGGTGGVSNAIANAARAAGAKIRTEAGIERILTKNGRATGVVLEGGEEIHGRIVVSSLDPHRTFLRLLPANELPSEFIAGIQKFKMRGSSGKVNLAVDRLPNFTCLPGEGKHLRGDIAIAPSIDYLERAYDEAKYGTFSSRPYINVVIPSLVDPSVAPPGKHIVSCFVQYAPYQLAPGKSWDTEREAFGDAVVDTLAEYCPGLKESILFRQVVTPLDLEREWGLTEGNIFHGELSLDQLFFLRPHVDAAQYRAPIHSLYMCGSGTHPGGGIMGAPGMIAAREILKDWKN